In the Myxococcota bacterium genome, one interval contains:
- a CDS encoding PEP-CTERM sorting domain-containing protein (PEP-CTERM proteins occur, often in large numbers, in the proteomes of bacteria that also encode an exosortase, a predicted intramembrane cysteine proteinase. The presence of a PEP-CTERM domain at a protein's C-terminus predicts cleavage within the sorting domain, followed by covalent anchoring to some some component of the (usually Gram-negative) cell surface. Many PEP-CTERM proteins exhibit an unusual sequence composition that includes large numbers of potential glycosylation sites. Expression of one such protein has been shown restore the ability of a bacterium to form floc, a type of biofilm.) — MLHRLIQAISLLMLLFAPAMPASAASILLSADQSTYTLGETISVRVDLSVTGSPTASAAILTLGFDDALLGNATITTVPANVMSFGSASWMPSGLQGQCDQPGRCRVMDQLAVSPTGTPADPYTSFAIIEFSADAVGEASFDFPVADFFGATAPLLSVQIVPEPTTALLLAFALTGLALGSRRS; from the coding sequence ATGCTGCATCGATTGATCCAGGCGATCTCTCTTCTGATGCTCCTGTTCGCACCAGCCATGCCCGCGAGCGCTGCATCGATCCTGCTCAGCGCCGACCAGTCGACGTACACGTTGGGCGAGACGATCTCGGTGCGCGTCGACCTGAGCGTGACGGGCAGTCCCACCGCCTCGGCGGCGATCCTCACCCTCGGCTTCGATGACGCGCTCCTGGGGAACGCGACGATCACGACCGTCCCCGCCAACGTCATGTCCTTCGGATCGGCCTCGTGGATGCCCAGCGGGCTCCAGGGACAATGTGACCAGCCGGGCCGCTGCCGCGTGATGGACCAGCTGGCCGTGAGCCCGACCGGCACCCCGGCGGACCCCTACACCAGCTTCGCCATCATCGAGTTCAGCGCGGACGCCGTGGGTGAAGCCAGCTTCGACTTCCCCGTCGCGGATTTCTTCGGCGCGACGGCACCCCTGCTCAGCGTACAGATCGTCCCCGAACCCACGACCGCACTGCTGCTGGCCTTTGCGCTCACCGGGCTCGCCCTCGGGAGTCGCCGCAGCTGA
- a CDS encoding PEP-CTERM sorting domain-containing protein: MRRPLLLSLVSLLAWGTALPAPAATIDLSANTLFPTWGETVFITVTLSIDEGETAPGALVTLGYAGAPTNATLVNGVDQLTSFGGSAPWTTAALEGQCDQRNLCRVIDQIAPNPTGAGVQPSYTSSAVFSFLIEGIDSFFDIAVNNFFGAANPPALHLITVPEPGTLGLISFAALLAGAGARLRRSTFRGAKTG, from the coding sequence ATGCGAAGACCGTTGCTTCTCAGCCTGGTTTCGTTGCTCGCCTGGGGTACGGCCCTGCCTGCGCCAGCAGCGACGATCGACCTCAGCGCGAACACCCTGTTTCCTACCTGGGGCGAGACCGTGTTCATCACGGTCACACTCTCGATCGACGAAGGAGAGACGGCCCCCGGTGCACTGGTGACGCTCGGGTACGCGGGCGCTCCGACCAATGCGACGCTCGTGAACGGAGTGGACCAGCTCACGTCCTTTGGGGGGTCGGCACCCTGGACCACCGCCGCGCTCGAGGGTCAATGCGATCAGCGCAACCTGTGCCGGGTCATCGATCAGATCGCTCCGAATCCAACCGGCGCCGGCGTGCAGCCCTCCTACACGTCTTCGGCGGTCTTCTCGTTCCTGATCGAGGGGATCGACTCGTTCTTCGACATCGCTGTCAACAACTTCTTCGGGGCCGCGAATCCCCCGGCGCTGCACCTGATCACGGTGCCCGAACCCGGCACCCTCGGGTTGATTTCGTTCGCGGCGTTGCTCGCAGGGGCAGGAGCCCGGCTGCGCCGCTCGACGTTTCGCGGGGCGAAGACCGGCTGA
- a CDS encoding PEP-CTERM sorting domain-containing protein: MIHPSRIAALVFGLGLLSVASVAQAASVTISSDKPSYIIGETITLTIDITIDAGESAPGAILTLFYDNGLGGASVDQGVDPITSFGGSASWTVAALQGQCDQPQLCRIVDQIAPNPTGAAVDPGYSSTAVLTFLAEGVQNWDFSFAQSTFFGAPTPTFTAFIVPEPATGALVLLGLSLMARKRRR, encoded by the coding sequence ATGATTCATCCCTCACGAATTGCGGCCCTGGTGTTCGGGCTCGGTCTGCTGTCCGTCGCGAGCGTGGCGCAGGCCGCGTCGGTGACGATCAGCTCGGACAAACCCTCGTACATCATCGGCGAGACGATCACGCTGACCATCGACATCACGATCGATGCGGGAGAATCGGCGCCCGGCGCGATCCTGACACTGTTCTACGACAACGGCCTCGGCGGCGCGAGCGTCGACCAGGGGGTCGACCCGATCACCTCGTTCGGCGGCTCGGCGAGCTGGACGGTCGCGGCGCTGCAGGGCCAGTGCGACCAGCCGCAGCTCTGCCGGATCGTCGATCAGATCGCGCCGAACCCGACCGGGGCCGCAGTCGATCCGGGCTACTCCTCGACGGCCGTCCTGACCTTCTTGGCCGAAGGTGTGCAGAACTGGGATTTCAGCTTCGCGCAGAGCACCTTCTTCGGGGCACCGACACCGACCTTCACCGCCTTCATCGTCCCCGAGCCGGCGACGGGCGCGCTCGTTCTCCTCGGCCTGAGCCTCATGGCGCGCAAGCGCCGACGCTGA
- a CDS encoding PEP-CTERM sorting domain-containing protein: MRWSAPRGLRLLCAIASLAAALPSGAASISISADRSNTFPGETIQITIALQAGGESAPSALLTLGYDTDIFGNARLVQGAGPLTSFGSVLWIQAALEGACDQPGQCRVLDRIAPSPIGVEVDPYASEVVFAFDALRPGLPEFNFTVDNFFGASAPSISVFVGPEPGSVGLVGLGLAALGVRGRRTATRPRTH, encoded by the coding sequence ATGCGTTGGAGCGCGCCCCGAGGACTCCGCCTGCTTTGCGCGATCGCGAGCCTGGCCGCCGCGCTCCCCAGCGGCGCCGCTTCGATCTCGATCTCCGCCGATCGGTCGAACACCTTCCCGGGCGAGACCATCCAAATCACGATCGCGCTCCAGGCGGGCGGCGAGTCGGCCCCCAGCGCCCTACTCACCCTGGGCTACGACACGGACATCTTCGGCAACGCGCGGCTCGTCCAGGGCGCCGGTCCACTCACTTCGTTCGGGAGTGTGCTCTGGATCCAGGCTGCGCTCGAGGGTGCCTGCGACCAACCCGGGCAGTGCCGGGTGCTTGACCGGATCGCTCCGAGCCCGATCGGGGTCGAGGTGGATCCCTACGCGTCCGAGGTCGTATTCGCCTTCGATGCCCTGCGCCCCGGTTTGCCCGAGTTCAACTTCACCGTCGACAACTTCTTCGGAGCCAGCGCGCCGAGCATCTCGGTCTTCGTAGGCCCCGAGCCGGGGAGCGTCGGGCTCGTCGGGCTCGGACTCGCCGCCCTCGGTGTCCGCGGGCGTCGCACCGCGACGAGACCTCGCACCCACTGA
- a CDS encoding DNA recombination protein RmuC, with protein MTEASPFLLPDLLRAAGGDPLVWALAGLAGALLFALGAGVGALLAAGRARRSSEHFAAVAAEALDRNNAGFLALAAERFQRLEDAAESDWDARRKSVETTVAPLREALERYRAEAQASETRRAEQSGELGEQLRGLATETTRLATALRGPAARGRWGELTLRRTAELAGLREHCDFAEQVTVGRAGAVQRPDMLVRLPGGRELAVDAKAPLDAYWTAAEAASEEERKTALADHARQVRRHVDALAGRDYAARLDDTLAFVVLFLPDEGFLGAAVSHDAGLVEHALGKGVVLATPATLFALLGAVARGWREVRLGEDTREALAQARELEERLGVFVDHFSKVGASLGKSVEAFNKAVGSFEARVLPQTRRLRELGSKAPHPAPTPERVALAVRAPAGGAAEPT; from the coding sequence GTGACCGAAGCCTCTCCTTTCCTCCTCCCCGACCTGCTGCGCGCCGCCGGCGGCGACCCCCTGGTATGGGCGCTGGCCGGCCTGGCCGGAGCCCTGCTCTTCGCGCTGGGCGCGGGCGTGGGCGCCCTGCTCGCCGCCGGCCGCGCGCGCCGCTCGAGCGAGCACTTCGCCGCCGTCGCTGCCGAAGCCCTCGACCGCAACAACGCCGGCTTCCTCGCCCTGGCCGCCGAGCGCTTCCAGCGCCTCGAAGACGCCGCCGAATCGGACTGGGACGCGCGGCGCAAGAGCGTCGAAACGACGGTGGCGCCGCTGCGCGAAGCCCTCGAGCGCTACCGGGCCGAGGCCCAGGCGAGCGAAACACGTCGCGCGGAGCAGAGTGGCGAGCTCGGCGAGCAGCTGCGCGGACTGGCCACGGAAACGACGCGGCTGGCGACGGCCCTGCGCGGCCCCGCCGCGCGCGGCCGTTGGGGCGAGCTCACCCTGCGGCGCACCGCCGAGCTGGCCGGCCTGCGCGAACACTGCGACTTCGCGGAGCAGGTGACGGTCGGTCGCGCCGGTGCCGTCCAACGGCCCGACATGCTGGTGCGCCTGCCCGGCGGTCGTGAACTCGCCGTCGACGCGAAGGCGCCGCTCGACGCCTACTGGACCGCCGCCGAAGCAGCATCGGAAGAAGAGCGCAAGACGGCGCTGGCCGACCACGCGCGCCAGGTGCGCCGACACGTCGATGCGTTGGCCGGGCGCGACTACGCCGCGCGCCTGGACGACACCCTCGCTTTCGTCGTGCTCTTCCTGCCCGACGAGGGCTTCCTCGGCGCCGCCGTCTCCCACGACGCGGGGCTCGTCGAGCATGCGCTCGGCAAGGGCGTGGTGCTCGCCACGCCTGCCACCCTCTTCGCCCTGCTCGGCGCCGTCGCCCGCGGCTGGCGCGAGGTACGCCTCGGCGAGGACACCCGCGAGGCGCTGGCCCAGGCGCGCGAGCTCGAGGAGCGGCTGGGGGTCTTCGTCGACCACTTCTCGAAGGTCGGCGCGAGCCTGGGGAAGTCGGTCGAAGCCTTCAACAAGGCCGTGGGCTCCTTCGAAGCGCGCGTCCTCCCTCAGACGAGGCGTCTGCGCGAGCTGGGCAGCAAGGCACCCCACCCCGCCCCCACACCCGAGCGCGTCGCCCTGGCCGTGCGCGCACCAGCGGGGGGAGCCGCCGAACCGACCTGA
- a CDS encoding TetR/AcrR family transcriptional regulator, translating into MAEPLSSREKILDVAESLFARRGFAAVGLREVAEVSGLSKSSLFHHFKNKDQLYAEVLIRVLSQIRDGFDHVLAQTLSPREQIERWLSELIDSLAEHPTVSRLLLRSLFEEEERETPEGKQAESLLASILMDAEKLVRKGIAAGDVRQVSAPHTLQTLIGAVVYHFASGEIGEGILGRPIFTAEEVARRKREVIGLLRHGLFTQVNAQPAG; encoded by the coding sequence ATGGCCGAACCGCTCAGCTCCCGCGAGAAGATCCTCGACGTCGCCGAATCGCTCTTCGCGCGCCGTGGCTTCGCCGCAGTGGGCCTGCGCGAGGTGGCCGAGGTCTCGGGGCTCTCGAAGTCGTCGCTCTTCCACCACTTCAAGAACAAGGACCAGCTCTACGCCGAGGTGCTGATCCGCGTGCTCTCCCAGATTCGGGACGGCTTCGATCACGTGCTGGCGCAGACCCTGTCGCCCCGGGAGCAGATCGAGCGCTGGCTCTCCGAGCTGATCGACAGCCTGGCCGAACACCCCACGGTGTCACGCCTGCTGCTCCGCTCGCTCTTCGAGGAAGAGGAGCGCGAGACGCCGGAGGGGAAGCAGGCCGAGTCGCTGCTGGCCTCGATCCTGATGGACGCCGAGAAGCTCGTCCGCAAGGGCATCGCCGCGGGAGACGTGCGTCAGGTCTCGGCGCCCCACACGCTGCAGACCCTGATCGGCGCCGTCGTCTACCACTTCGCCTCTGGCGAGATCGGCGAAGGGATTCTCGGTCGCCCGATTTTCACGGCAGAGGAGGTCGCACGTCGCAAGCGCGAAGTGATCGGCCTCCTGCGTCACGGACTGTTCACCCAGGTCAACGCCCAACCCGCCGGCTGA
- a CDS encoding ferritin-like domain-containing protein: MDKLIQEHRKRFGEFEVIDFVDEAAVERLRDDIDVDVPMELHWTWNYGSEVEELRRLYEKGKVNQWNAETDLDWSLPVSKDEFVINPENSLLAQATQLMGKDEATQKAAAFDEVNYLLSQLLHGEQAALQLCGQLTNVCDKMDEKWYAASQVIDEARHIEAMSKFLQRKMGTIYPIGGTLKVLLDMLLEAETAQKKTLGMQTLFEGMAVGIMDMMRSQSRNPLFSDMLRRVEQDESRHAAFGVLMMRRVVRDASTDERGEMEDWAYSILEALNANQQLDMLHQLGPKYDLDPEQITRAMLGLENWATINSEPYMHTVIPNLRNLGLITERTEDKWRGAGMMVDSAPGVKGAARA; this comes from the coding sequence ATGGACAAGCTCATCCAAGAACACCGCAAGCGTTTCGGTGAGTTCGAAGTGATCGACTTCGTCGACGAGGCCGCCGTCGAGCGCCTGCGCGACGACATCGACGTCGACGTGCCGATGGAGCTCCACTGGACGTGGAACTACGGCAGCGAGGTCGAGGAGCTGCGCCGCCTCTACGAAAAGGGGAAGGTGAACCAGTGGAACGCAGAGACCGACCTCGACTGGTCCCTGCCCGTCTCGAAGGACGAGTTCGTCATCAATCCCGAGAACTCGTTGCTCGCCCAGGCGACCCAGCTGATGGGCAAGGACGAGGCGACCCAGAAAGCCGCCGCCTTCGACGAGGTGAACTACCTGCTCTCGCAGCTGCTCCACGGCGAGCAGGCCGCGCTCCAGCTCTGCGGTCAGCTCACCAACGTCTGCGACAAGATGGACGAGAAGTGGTACGCGGCCAGCCAGGTGATCGACGAGGCGCGCCACATCGAGGCGATGTCGAAGTTCCTGCAGCGCAAGATGGGCACGATCTACCCGATCGGTGGCACCCTGAAGGTCCTGCTCGACATGCTCCTCGAAGCCGAGACCGCCCAGAAGAAGACCCTCGGCATGCAGACCCTCTTCGAGGGCATGGCCGTCGGCATCATGGACATGATGCGCAGCCAGTCGCGCAACCCGCTGTTCTCGGACATGCTGCGCCGGGTCGAGCAGGACGAGTCGCGCCACGCGGCCTTCGGCGTCCTGATGATGCGACGGGTCGTTCGCGATGCGAGCACCGACGAGCGCGGTGAGATGGAGGACTGGGCCTACTCGATCCTCGAGGCCCTGAACGCGAACCAGCAGCTCGACATGCTCCACCAGCTCGGACCGAAGTACGACCTCGACCCCGAGCAGATCACCCGTGCCATGCTCGGCCTGGAGAACTGGGCCACGATCAACAGCGAGCCCTACATGCACACGGTGATCCCGAACCTGCGCAACCTCGGGCTCATCACCGAGCGCACCGAGGACAAGTGGCGCGGCGCCGGCATGATGGTCGACAGCGCCCCGGGCGTGAAGGGCGCCGCGCGCGCCTGA
- a CDS encoding adenylate/guanylate cyclase domain-containing protein, producing the protein MAEPEQSVTRKRASVMFVDILGFSEIATARGTEAAYAAIAGCLREFDSVARRHRGAVDKYLGDSLMVLFGGLDAAEGAESAACAAALEMREVAHAYRAGLPDGDPIDVQIGINTGFVTIGGVGASVVREFAVMGDAVNVAARLESKAGRGGIYVGAETRDAAQDGFAFEPIEPLALKGKSQPVPAFSLLRARIDAAAALALPRDSASHPFFGRSAERARIAAWQSGDAPAALWLWGDAGIGKTRLVLQACDDSGVHYATPQGGGSLASFSVLARFGPWPEAVPLDASRLHAAIDASGARFVFDDLDRSDPASRDLVRELAQAGVGVLAISRNPPPPAWPGDTLSLEALPGDVAEALLEAVDTGARLGPEDRTRVLERASGNPATLTRGPALAEALAADAVRSEASSDRSEEAERRRATLLFADLSGFTAMSEREDPAVAYDIVTDCLTRLGSVATRWGGTVEKHLGDCVLALFGVPRAIEDAPRAAINAAIEMRHVAERFNEERGIDPPLSIHVGIETGLGISADISGPLIREFALMGDTVSLANELTDAAGSWEILIGEEAHRAARDHFACEPRAAVERSRGGAPAPAFEVTTREVQRYRRRAVGRRIASELVGRDRELAVAGDALTALAAGQGNVLEVVGEAGLGKSRLLEEIRTAAPDGVRWLWARSLSNGSGLRFHPFADLVLQWLGLSPDEDEAVTASTLERQLVALVGEEEASELAPSFRRMLGLAAEDAGSGEAMSKVILSHTTRWLRALAAERPSLLVFEDLHWADLSSIDLLEPLLRLAREEPLLFVLLHRPGYGETSGRVGEHLRGLLPDAPHLRLQPLDREGSRELVRNLFRGADVPHKLRNDLIERAAGNPFFLEEAIRALLDEGALVLEGDQLLTTDRIHEAEIPGTIQEVVLARIDRLARAKREFLQVASIMGVNFYLRVVEEVLGKEDSSALCAELVDAELLQHADALPGLELAFQHPLIQEVAYDTLLEERRRELHSEVGHAIEGTLSPALPGYHAMLAFHFGRGADPTEAEPHLFAAGEEAARSAASNEALQFFREASALYFQLHGEAGDREKRATLEGHLAVALLNRGQLGESVDHFDAALALRRIPVANSGPRQIWRVLTDLPVVMSRLYLSGTLRGRVQADDTERAVFETMFRRAVAQSTSDPNRFVVDSLSMLRRLGSLDPGSVPDAAALYAGAISIFSYGAGLFGVGERILQVADDLAERGAIDERELYYRLLRFLHYFWSGDWSEEHRIPNELLNRGLAEGRLWEVSTYLDIDTDRRLRCGEFAAAEARLNDLAEVADNFQHDLAWSAVRAQRTFLPLERRELDVAARAVESYYEEHGDIPLNLYALGERAKIEILQERWPDAERTLQRCRELRKAGGRIAAFHGITHARSALLFDVTRAERARDAGDSREAAQALRRAKSSARAAIATSRGIASRRPEVYRLAGRLAWLQRSPRNAAKWWARSREAAEAMGARPELGRLFAEVAVRTGASGASVFSDHSADDCAREARALFQEMGLESDLARLADGVSP; encoded by the coding sequence TTGGCCGAGCCGGAGCAGAGTGTCACCCGCAAGCGGGCCTCGGTGATGTTCGTGGACATCCTGGGGTTCAGCGAGATCGCGACGGCGCGTGGCACCGAGGCGGCCTACGCCGCGATCGCCGGCTGTCTCCGCGAGTTCGACTCGGTGGCCCGCCGCCATCGGGGGGCCGTCGACAAGTACCTCGGCGATTCGCTGATGGTGCTCTTCGGCGGGCTCGATGCCGCCGAGGGGGCAGAGAGCGCGGCCTGTGCCGCTGCCCTCGAGATGCGCGAGGTGGCCCACGCCTACCGCGCCGGGCTCCCGGACGGCGACCCGATCGACGTCCAGATCGGCATCAACACCGGTTTCGTGACGATCGGCGGGGTCGGCGCCTCCGTGGTGCGCGAGTTCGCCGTGATGGGCGATGCCGTGAACGTGGCCGCGCGACTCGAGTCGAAGGCCGGGCGCGGCGGCATCTACGTGGGCGCCGAGACGCGCGACGCCGCCCAGGATGGTTTCGCGTTCGAGCCCATCGAGCCGCTCGCGCTCAAGGGAAAGTCGCAACCGGTTCCCGCCTTCTCCCTGCTTCGTGCGCGCATCGACGCAGCCGCCGCACTCGCGCTCCCCCGCGACAGCGCTTCGCATCCCTTCTTCGGCCGGAGCGCCGAGCGCGCACGCATCGCGGCCTGGCAGTCGGGCGACGCGCCGGCCGCGCTGTGGCTCTGGGGCGACGCGGGGATCGGGAAGACCCGCCTCGTCCTCCAGGCCTGCGACGACAGCGGCGTGCACTACGCCACGCCCCAGGGCGGCGGCTCCCTCGCGAGCTTCTCGGTGCTGGCGCGCTTCGGCCCCTGGCCCGAGGCGGTGCCCCTCGACGCCAGCCGTCTGCACGCCGCGATCGACGCGAGCGGGGCGCGTTTCGTCTTCGACGACCTCGACCGCAGCGACCCGGCGAGCCGGGATCTCGTCCGCGAACTCGCGCAGGCGGGCGTCGGAGTGCTGGCGATCAGCCGGAACCCACCGCCGCCGGCGTGGCCCGGCGACACCCTGTCGCTCGAGGCCTTGCCCGGCGACGTCGCGGAAGCGCTGCTCGAGGCGGTCGACACCGGAGCGCGTCTCGGGCCGGAAGACCGCACGCGCGTGCTCGAGCGCGCGTCGGGAAACCCCGCGACGCTGACACGGGGCCCGGCGTTGGCGGAGGCGCTCGCTGCCGACGCGGTTCGTTCGGAAGCCTCGTCCGACCGCAGCGAAGAGGCCGAGCGGCGTCGCGCGACACTGCTCTTCGCCGACCTCTCGGGCTTCACCGCTATGTCGGAACGCGAAGATCCCGCCGTCGCCTACGACATCGTGACCGACTGTTTGACGCGCCTGGGGAGCGTCGCCACGCGTTGGGGTGGCACCGTCGAGAAGCACCTCGGCGACTGCGTGCTGGCGCTCTTCGGAGTTCCGCGCGCCATCGAAGATGCGCCGCGCGCAGCGATCAATGCGGCCATCGAGATGCGCCACGTGGCCGAACGCTTCAACGAGGAGCGCGGCATCGATCCGCCGCTCTCGATCCACGTGGGAATCGAAACGGGCCTCGGGATCAGCGCCGACATCAGCGGGCCCCTGATCCGTGAGTTCGCGTTGATGGGCGACACCGTCTCCCTCGCCAACGAGCTCACCGACGCCGCCGGATCCTGGGAGATCCTGATCGGCGAGGAGGCTCACCGCGCGGCGCGCGACCACTTCGCGTGTGAGCCGCGTGCGGCGGTCGAGCGCTCGCGGGGCGGCGCGCCGGCGCCGGCCTTCGAGGTGACGACCCGCGAGGTGCAGCGCTATCGCAGGCGCGCGGTCGGGCGGCGGATCGCCTCCGAGCTGGTGGGCCGCGATCGCGAGCTGGCCGTCGCAGGCGACGCCCTGACCGCGCTCGCGGCCGGGCAGGGCAACGTCCTCGAAGTGGTCGGCGAGGCTGGGCTCGGAAAATCGCGTTTGCTCGAAGAGATCCGCACGGCCGCGCCCGATGGGGTGCGTTGGCTGTGGGCCCGCTCGCTCTCCAACGGCTCGGGGCTCCGCTTCCACCCCTTCGCCGATCTGGTGTTGCAGTGGCTAGGACTCTCTCCCGACGAGGACGAGGCAGTGACCGCGTCCACCCTCGAGCGGCAGCTCGTGGCGCTGGTCGGCGAGGAGGAGGCCAGCGAGCTCGCTCCGTCGTTCCGGCGCATGCTCGGCCTGGCCGCCGAGGACGCGGGTTCCGGCGAGGCGATGAGCAAGGTGATCCTGAGCCACACGACCCGCTGGCTACGGGCGCTGGCGGCCGAACGACCGTCGCTGCTGGTGTTCGAAGATCTCCACTGGGCCGATCTGTCGTCCATCGATCTGCTGGAGCCGCTGCTGCGACTGGCAAGAGAGGAACCGCTGCTCTTCGTGCTGCTGCACCGACCGGGCTACGGCGAGACGTCGGGTCGGGTCGGCGAACACCTGCGCGGCCTGCTGCCCGACGCACCCCATCTGCGGCTGCAGCCCCTCGACCGCGAGGGTTCGCGCGAGCTGGTCCGCAATCTGTTCCGTGGCGCCGACGTGCCTCACAAGCTGCGCAACGACCTGATCGAGCGCGCGGCGGGCAACCCGTTCTTCCTCGAAGAGGCGATTCGCGCGCTGCTCGACGAGGGCGCCCTGGTGCTCGAGGGCGATCAGCTGCTGACCACCGATCGCATTCACGAAGCCGAGATCCCGGGGACGATCCAGGAGGTGGTGCTCGCCCGGATCGATCGCCTCGCGCGCGCGAAGCGCGAGTTCCTGCAGGTCGCCTCGATCATGGGCGTGAACTTCTACCTCCGCGTGGTAGAGGAAGTGCTGGGGAAGGAGGACTCGAGCGCGCTCTGCGCCGAGCTCGTCGACGCCGAGCTCTTGCAGCACGCCGACGCGTTGCCCGGTCTGGAACTCGCCTTCCAGCACCCACTCATCCAGGAAGTCGCCTACGACACGCTGCTCGAAGAGCGCCGTCGCGAACTTCACAGCGAGGTCGGGCACGCGATCGAGGGCACGCTGTCCCCTGCACTCCCGGGCTACCACGCGATGCTGGCCTTCCACTTCGGTCGCGGGGCCGACCCCACCGAGGCCGAGCCCCACCTGTTCGCTGCGGGCGAAGAGGCGGCGCGCTCGGCGGCTTCGAACGAGGCGCTCCAGTTCTTCCGCGAGGCGTCCGCGCTCTACTTCCAGCTGCACGGTGAAGCCGGCGACCGCGAGAAGCGCGCCACCCTCGAAGGTCACCTCGCCGTCGCGCTCTTGAACCGTGGCCAGCTGGGCGAGTCGGTCGACCACTTCGACGCGGCGCTCGCCCTGCGTCGGATCCCCGTCGCGAACTCGGGACCGCGACAGATCTGGCGGGTGCTCACCGACCTGCCGGTCGTGATGTCGCGTCTGTACCTGTCCGGGACGCTGCGGGGTCGGGTCCAGGCCGACGACACCGAGCGGGCCGTCTTCGAGACGATGTTCCGACGGGCGGTGGCCCAATCGACCTCGGACCCGAACCGCTTCGTGGTCGACAGCCTGTCGATGCTGCGTCGGCTGGGATCGCTGGATCCGGGCTCGGTGCCCGACGCCGCGGCGCTCTACGCCGGGGCGATCTCCATCTTCTCCTACGGCGCCGGGCTCTTCGGGGTGGGCGAACGCATCCTGCAGGTGGCCGACGACCTCGCCGAACGCGGTGCCATCGACGAGCGCGAGCTCTACTACCGCTTGCTGCGATTCCTTCACTATTTCTGGTCCGGCGATTGGTCGGAAGAGCACCGCATCCCGAACGAACTCTTGAATCGTGGGCTGGCCGAAGGACGGCTCTGGGAGGTGTCGACCTACCTCGACATCGACACCGACCGGCGGCTGCGCTGTGGGGAGTTCGCGGCCGCCGAAGCCCGACTGAACGATCTGGCCGAGGTCGCCGACAACTTCCAGCACGATCTCGCCTGGTCGGCGGTTCGTGCGCAACGCACCTTCTTGCCCCTCGAGCGGCGCGAACTGGACGTCGCTGCACGCGCGGTGGAGAGCTACTACGAGGAGCACGGCGACATCCCGTTGAACCTCTATGCCTTGGGCGAACGCGCGAAGATCGAGATCCTGCAGGAGCGTTGGCCCGATGCCGAGCGCACCCTCCAGCGCTGTCGCGAACTCCGCAAGGCGGGGGGCCGGATCGCGGCCTTCCACGGCATCACCCACGCGCGGTCCGCGCTGCTCTTCGACGTGACCCGCGCCGAGCGCGCGCGGGACGCCGGCGATTCTCGCGAGGCCGCGCAGGCCCTGCGCCGCGCGAAGAGCAGCGCGCGCGCCGCGATCGCGACGTCGCGGGGCATCGCGTCGCGGCGGCCCGAGGTCTACCGCCTGGCCGGGCGACTCGCCTGGTTGCAGCGCAGTCCGCGCAACGCCGCGAAGTGGTGGGCCCGCTCGCGCGAGGCTGCCGAAGCGATGGGGGCGCGTCCCGAGCTCGGACGTCTCTTCGCCGAGGTGGCGGTGCGCACCGGCGCGTCGGGAGCGTCGGTCTTCTCCGATCATTCGGCCGATGACTGCGCCCGCGAGGCGCGTGCGCTCTTCCAGGAGATGGGACTCGAGAGCGATCTCGCCCGTCTCGCCGACGGAGTGTCGCCCTGA